One Populus nigra chromosome 16, ddPopNigr1.1, whole genome shotgun sequence genomic window, TGAGAAGCTAAAATAGGAAACATATCCAAGACATGACAAAGTTTCAGGTATAAAGATGAAGTAGGTATTAGAATTAGGTTGTACGTATTACTGAAGAGGTTTAGTTGAGTGTGTTTGTCTACGTGCTTTTGTGCTTTTCAAACTGCgcttttagaattaattaataaaagtattattttggCTGCTTTTCAACCAAACCGCAGTTTAAAACGTAAAAGAGAGTGCGTAGACAAACGGATTAAAAGAAATGGATGGAGAATTGAGCTGCTGTTTAGAAAAGCAGGTGAGAGGTGTGATCTGAAGAAAGTTTGCATTGAATTAGATCTCCTATAGGGAGAAATTGTGGCACACCATGTTGAGAAATGGCTAATGGGCCATACCTAGTCATGATCTGGAGGTTAATTATTCTCCTTCAGGTCCTACCTTGCTTCATGAAGATTGCTTTAATGGGTGGAAGAATCTCAAAGACCAAAATGGTGCTGATAAGACCCGACACTTGGGGACCTGGTGGCAAgcaaaaaagcaagaaaaagagaagggagAAACGCAAAAAGGTGCTGTGAAGGATTGACAGCCATCACGCCAACTCGCTTCTACcccaagaaagaaaatagtcCGTACACAATCAATCACCAATAATCATCCCACAAATTAATCCCAGtgcttaatttaatatataaacaaaactaaGTCAAGTTTTGATCACCATCATCACAGTGCATGCTACACTCTCCGGGAATGTTCGGAAGAATGgccgattttattttttgcgttTCTTATATcgtttttatttgtaataaataaaaaatctatattattttaatatattttcaaacaaaaaccaattttaaaaaacaattaacatataTGTCCAAACCTAAGCTAGGTTGGTAACAAGAAGGAACCCTTGGTGTGAAGCCAAAGGAGGGGGCTAGGTAAGTACATGCTGTCTTTGTTCTCAATTTATAGTGAAGCCTATAGACTTCATGTTCTATCATGAAGCTAGCTAGAACGTACAATAAGCTTCAAACAATCATCCATATTGAGTAAAAATGAGTGAAGGAAGAAGACGAAACAAGatgaaagtaaagaaaagggTGGAAAAATCAAGCTAGAAATTAATGAAAGCAAGAGAGAAAATTAACCCGTGTAACCCTATCtgttagctagctagctagttttgatttaaacataaaacaagTCACTCGATCGCCAAGTGaagagaagggaaaggaaaactaaattaagataaaacacAAGGCTAAATTAACATCTTGTGATCATATCCATAATACTCTATGTGAATTTTACCATGATTCACCACCTAACATTCCATTCCAATAGCCAGGAGCACCATCTCCTTGCCCTCTAGCATTAATCCGCTCAAATTCAGAATTACTTGGAACCTGCTGCTTCAAGTCCTCGATAGGAAACAAAAGCCTTGCACTACTACCAGTCTCATGCACACCTTGAATGTTACTATACCCACTTTCAAACCCTTCTAAAGAAAAGTTCTGGGTTGATGGCTTGAATTCTTGCAAAGGAAACCCAGTTGAAAACATGTTGTTCGAATCAGATGCTGCGGGAATTGACATGAAAGCACTAAATCCCCCTGGATTCATTCCAGAACTCTTGAGAAGCTCCATAGCTGAGATATGAGATGGAGGGTAAGCTAGGTTTAGATCTGGGCCTTGATGGATCTTAGGGTTTTGATCAGTAGCTGACTGATGGAAATTTGGCTGGGTCAGATCAAGAGGAAACTTCTTTTCAGATGCTGCCGCAGCTGATGATGATGGATTACTTGATGATCTCTTGTTCTTTCTCGAACCACCACCAACAGGAACATTTCTTAAAGACCCACCTTCAGTCCAGTACCTTCTACAAGTCTTGCAAAAGTATCTTGGCTGAGACAGACTATAGTTGTTGTAGTAACAAAATTTTGTATTGGTCGAAGTGCACCTTGGACAATTCAAAGCTTGTTCCTTTTGCGGCCTTGCCCTTCTCTCTAACATATCAGGCCCTTCCACTGGTTTAACAACACCAATCCCCTGAGAGTGAAAAAACACAGACACGAAAAGGCCATAATTTCAGGATTGACACAACACAAAACAAGTCCTCTCATAACTCTCACTCCAAATTTGGTAGATGAAGATGGAGAAAAGGAAAGTTCAAAGGAAACAAACATGATGACTCAGAAAAACCAAAGGAGACTTCTTTACACCATGAGGATTACATGCAactggaaggaaaaaaaaaaaaactaactataaCAACTTTTCTAGGTGCTTTATCAGGTGGAGATAAAAAGAAGGGCATCACTTTCAACTTTCAAGAACAAATGAGAGAAAGAACACTAAATTCAAACACTAGTGGGGGGTGAACAGCATCATCTCATAGAGAAAAGGTGAGACTTTATATATACTAGCAAGTagtaatcaagaaaaaacacatatacCAACAAGacaaaagataaattatattctaaataGCCTTCAAATTAAATCCCAACCCAGAAAGGGGGGCGAAAGGAAAAGAACAGCATGATTATGtgtagagaaaaaataaaaatcggtGCCTTTACCTGTGGCCACTGAGTAGAAGTATCCATggattagagagagagagagagagaaaagctaGGCAGTCTTTTgctcaataaaaaatcaactgcTCTTTAACTTTCTTGCAAAGTGGtcttaaaagcaaaaagatGGAACACTTGTGAGGGTATTTGTTGTGGCTTTTTGTGTTGGCTAGTATTTCTTTACTATTGTCGGAccgtttaaaattataaaattttattttttaaaatgtttttttatataaatatattgaattaatatattttttatttttttaaatttatttttaatatcaacatattaaaacaatttaaaaagactaaaaaatattattttaaaataaaaaaaaaacaattatttttttaaaatatttttgaaacacaaaaacaaactaatCTTCTACTtccaaaaaaaatgatcattcttatttttttatattctccaTATCCATATGCATGTGTGATGTTGATTTTATGATCTTAGCAGAAATCTTGTTGATTTTATGGTCTAAACAAAAATCTTGAAAGAGGATACatgcattgttattaaacctggtTTGTGATcagatttaagaaaaattatgaaagtTAATTTAGTTAAATCCAAATAGTTATatgcattgttattaaatttgatttagcCTGAAGAATTGATTTGGGACTTAGCTTATGactggtttaaaaaaaaaccaggtgAGAGTTTATTAATATGGTTAAACCAAAGTAATTTAGCAAATCAATTTATAACCTGCtcaaaatatagtttgatatttaaaataaaataaaataacatacttttaattttttaaaaaataaaacaacattattttgttATGATTAATTTGAGTTAATAGACCAGTTTATGACTTAAACCTTGTGCTAAGTTATGGATTGAgcttaagtttaataactttgatggTATgtgcatatttttcttttcaaagcaGGATTAGTGGTGTTTGATAATATTGtgtagagtattttttaaaaatatttttcagttaaaaatatatataaataatttttttaatttttttacattagctCATTCAAatcataagaatttattttaaaagaaaatatcaatttaatatcttttcattaaaaaaacaatttgttgaAAAGTTGGTTTGAATACAAACAAACATTTTTTAAGTTTGGTAAATATGAAGTCGGTTTTAACAATGGACCTGGCCAAACATAGCTGTTGGCTCTGCTGCAAAACTTTGAATAAATACAAGTTAACTCTACGAAGTAAAGTAAGGAAATAGAGCCATAGTGTATTCGATTTGAGAGgtcaaaaagtattttatatatatatatatatatatatatatatatatatatatatatatatatatattccaaagattttgttagcttttttttctaaaaatattttaaatgcagCTCAAATAGATTATcaaataagatattatttaaaaaaaactcggaTGTGGTGCTTTTTGGCTGAGTAAAATCACCCATCTGCCACTTGAACCAACCCTAATTAATATATTGTGTGTGTGCATATTTGATCTTGCAGACATATTTATGAATTAGTCAATGCTTATTCTTTATGGTTTCTGACAAGAGAGTCGAGGAAGTAACAAGTGATTCTGCtgcccttttcctttctttattgtTCTTGTTCTCTAGTCCCTGGATTTTCTTGTATCAAAGACATGGTTCAGGAGGGACGTCGGTTTCCCCATGCCTTCAAATTACAAAAAGGAATTGGCTAGTGGCAGCAAGTGTAATTGTACacttttgtttttggataaaaCTCCTTTACATCCCGTGAACCATATcccaattttgttttattttgaatataaaatttatacaaaaccTGTTCGGGTCAAAGAAAACGATGCTAACTCAATTAGGGTGGTTAATCCGGATTCACCCGATATCCAGGCTAGGTAAAAGAATAGCATTTCCAATTCTAATTTgtctttattattcttttttactcTTTTCTGTCAAGGAAATTTAACAggaggctatatatatatatatatatatatatatatatatatatatatatatatatatatatatatatatatatatatatataagatgcttcagaatgactCTAAAGACTTGGGAGTCTTGAAAGGGTCCAGACAATTGTTGAAACTTACCTTTTAAGTACCAAAAAAAACCTATGAAAAATTGCACCGAGGAGGTAGTACTTCCCTTTTCAAGTCTATCAAGTTTCTTTCCCTAGCccgaaaagaagaagaagaagctagcCAGCTATCGATCGCTAAATGTGATGGATGAGCTGAGTCTGAACCCTACTCGCACGCACCCACAAGCTGAGTTTATGGATTTTGCCTCGTCAaaacaggagaaaaaaaatgaagtataCATAGCTGGAAGAGGGAAATttccattaaaagaaaaaaaaccctaaaaattatttttttactaatatatatttttattgtaagaattattttttttctttttgtaacttAACTAATTAACTGGAAATTATGTTCATTTGTAATTAATAGAAGTCAAATTTTTGTACACGTGTAATGTACCATAATTCTTTATCTTATCAATTATTTGATAATacctttaaattaattatccATGTACATGGACAATGCTTTAGTTGCTATGCCTAATTGGATATGCTTGGATATTATTATCAAGTGATTTGgatctttaatttaaaaaatcactaaaatttgaataagaattttgtataattttaatataatatttggttACTATCTCGATATATAAGAcacaaaaataatagagataaaaGGGACAAATTTATTTCATGTCCCTATcaccatttttaatttttttgatcaaatacgtttcaatatatatatatatatatatatatatatatataatcttataCCTTGATATACTAATCAAACATgatttaagataatatttggAATTAtagtagtaattttttaaaaaaaaatattttttttatttgaaaatatatcaaaataatatttatttattttaaaattttatttttaatattagtacatcaaaaaaaattataaaaaaaataatttaaaaaaaataaaattctcaaaaacctttttttgaatataaaaacaaactaagTTAC contains:
- the LOC133675535 gene encoding dof zinc finger protein 1-like, with amino-acid sequence MDTSTQWPQGIGVVKPVEGPDMLERRARPQKEQALNCPRCTSTNTKFCYYNNYSLSQPRYFCKTCRRYWTEGGSLRNVPVGGGSRKNKRSSSNPSSSAAAASEKKFPLDLTQPNFHQSATDQNPKIHQGPDLNLAYPPSHISAMELLKSSGMNPGGFSAFMSIPAASDSNNMFSTGFPLQEFKPSTQNFSLEGFESGYSNIQGVHETGSSARLLFPIEDLKQQVPSNSEFERINARGQGDGAPGYWNGMLGGESW